In Asterias rubens chromosome 2, eAstRub1.3, whole genome shotgun sequence, the sequence GAAAAACGTGACAATACTATTCATTTCAATGTTGgtgtaaattttatgtaatAAAAGAAGAATACTATTTTTGAGTGTGGATGAATAACTTCAGgctattttaaaaactttccaGCTAGAGCACCCACACTTTCCCATGCTCATTTTGCAAACTAGTTTGATATTTAAATGCAATTCTTGAAGCATCGTCacaaataaaatgatttttttctttaccTTTGTGTTTTCTTGAAGGAGGATCAGCCAACCCATTCCAGAACATGGAGAAGAGTGCCGTCCTACAGGAGGTCTGTACAAAGCATACACATAAATCACCGTTCTTATTCAATTTGTCTCGCTCTTTATCGAAATTGAGGTTGATTTCCTCTGGGTCCACGAGATTcatgtttttgtgctttattTGTATATAATGTGTATGTTTGTAATGCAATTTTTActccatttgtttattttttttacttttgtgtaCTTTAAATCAAGTTGCTATTTCTGCTCATGTTCTTATTCTGAATTATGCGTATTTGACTGTACAgtgctttgaaacagtgttaaggTGCTTTGTAAATCCAATTAAGTTAAGTTTAAGTTAAAGGTTATGAGAATTAACTACTTTGATTGGTGTTATTAAATAGCTAGatattaataaacaacaaatccgattttttaatatttttttagccctcccttgtattttttattgaattaaattgaattaataTGTAGCGCTTCGGGAACGCCCACTAAAAATAGACCGTAGCTCATGAATAAGTGACGTCATCGCCGTGACGTCACTTGGGGAACGAAGAGCACCACCGGTCCACACTCGACCTTCGCGTTGTGCACCCACGCTGACTCGACTCTCTATATACAGCAATCGCGCAATCAACGACGTACAGaaaaattatcaacaaaatgGATTCCGACAGCGAAGTTTCCAGCGATTTATTTTCTGAATCATTGGGATCATCATCGGGCGATGATATCACTGAAGAGGAAGTAGGAGAAGTCGGGGGAGTCCGTGCTATGCAGCCGTACATGTACGAGCCAGAACGTGGCTCCGATAGCGACAGTGATAATGATGTTCCCCCAGCAGTGCgggacgacgacgacgacgttgAAAACAGACTGGGAAACTCCCAATGGTGtgtaaattgtattttgttttaacgcTAAATTTTGTTGTTATACTTTTGCTACGAATTATACTGATTTTATAAGATAAGAAGGATTCAAAACACATATAACTAGAACAAAACCTGGCAGCTGTTACACAATCATATCGCAACTGGTTAGGGGCATAGCAACCCACTTGGACTGACAACAACACGGTACGGTGGCATCTCGTTCATGTCGCCTTCATAATTTATACAAAGCTAATATTTACTCGTGGGGATTTTCATGGAAATTGGCAAACTTTAGGAAGAcggtttgtttctttatttattatatattttcttttcctGGGGGTGGGACGTGTCTCTTTATAAAGTTTATATTTTGGAAAGCTGACCAAGACCTATTTTTGTGTTGTATTATAAACTTCTCCCCTGGTTTCCTTCTTCACTTCATATATTATAATGTTATTTCTTTCCAAACCGTCAATATTTTGGCATACCAGACCTTTTGGTCAATTCAAATGGCGAAACAGTACATTTTGACTGTTGTTCATAAGACAAAATCTCTAATAATCTCGGTAGCATTTATTTTTGCACAAACCAAAAAGCACTTGATGGAATAGACCAAGATAAAcctattaaattaataataatttatttcaatcaaTATCAACAGGTGCCTGTGTGGATGCTGTGTGGCAATGCCAACAGTCAAGGAGAGCATTTGCTGCAAGGAGGTCGAAAGGGTTGTTGCCAAGATGGATGAATTTGTCTTGGATGTCGATTGTATAACCGAGCACCCAGGTTTTTCGGCAGTATGCCTTAATTTATGGGTTTTGGAAACCGCATTGTGGGAATACAATCAGGCCTATAATCCACCGGAGCAGGAGGTAACTCAAAATCAGTAAGTTTGACAATTGTTGTGTGGTTACCTCCATGATTAATTGAATACTAGTGATCGGTTGCATTTCCATCTGTAAGAGTtaactaatatttattttaaatcatgGTTTAATTTTCAAATCATTGCTCAGTCCTCCGTTtcgcaatgtacatgtacatgtcgaCAACGCTCAGTTCACTTGTCAAGTTTTTATGAAGAGGTAGTTTTTATGAAACTGTTCACTGCAAAGTTTTATCAAAGCTAACTCATCAAATATGATTTACCAAAAACTTAACTCAATTTTCTGCATATTTCCTTTGCTTTTACACAGAAAAAATCGTCATGCTGCCTACAGACAGTTGGTACGCTGGATATGGCACTTCTTGGGGAAGGAAGTGAGAGTGCCATTGCCGTCCTGTGCGGTGAACAGGATCCGGCAAGCCTTTCCATCAGACGTTTACAAAGGTTTTAAAGAAATTGAGTAGTTTAATTTTAACAAACCAAAGGCAAACATGTCACTACACTGTACATATGtagattgaaacaaaataagaaacttaATAACTTAAAATGGATACTCATTCATGTGATTCATCTGGAATTACCATGTAGGCCTTTTATTTCAATTCCTGGAGAATTTTCCTGAACATTATATTTCAGAGGCAACAATTTTTATAGATATAAATATAATAAGAAACTTAAGAACTTAATGTAAAACAGTTCATGTGATTTATCTGAAATCACCATGTAGGCCTTTAACATCAATTCACGTGAGATGAGTACAACTGACAAACAGACAGATCCTCGCTACGTGTTATCTTATAAGTTTGGGGACTTTGGGGTCAGATGTGATCATTGTCCAAGTCCAAACCTAATAAATTTCTTTACTACTAAAATTAAATACCACCAGTTTGTCCaacttgtattttatttatggcACTGTCATTCATGTCTAAACTAGGGTTCACATAACTTCCCGTCAGTAAAGAAGTCTCCCCCCTAACAAAATTCTTCAAATTTGAGCCTCAATGAAGAAATAATATTGAGCACCAAATGAAAGACAAGTACACGAATAGTATAAATGATTCTTGTGTCTTTTGTTAAAGTTATGTTATCACAAAATGGTGCAACACAACGCAGTGTTTCTAATCTAGGGAAGGTTAAACCTGGTTCTGTGCCGAGAAATTAACTCGTCCTTGGGGGGAAACTTGTACACACTGCATAGTGTCGGAGGTGGTTTCTTCATGAGTTCTCGTGAGGAGGTTTTCACTCTACGTACTACTTCCGCCATCAACTCGTCTACATAGCCTGCACATAAATCGAACAAgaatagttttgatttattacaaatgtttaattttttacagTGAAACAACTCGTTCTCAGTGTTCCTCATAGCCAAAATATTCCTGAGTCAAACAAGAGTCTTTTTCTTACCATATTTACAGGGTTCTTTCACTGCCTTCACAGTCGCACTCCCTTTCTTGTACTTGGGTTTGTTGAGTTGGTATCTTAGATTCCCTGCCCTTGTTTTTGCCTGTGCGCTGTCACTAATCTCATTATAATGAAGAGCAGTCATCTGtaacctttcaaaaacaaatacaattttaaaaggttagaaataataatattatgtttacCAACAATAGGCATTATTCAAGGAGTGACaagtttcattgaaaatagGTGAAAACAGAGAGTGAAAAAGGTTAAAATGACATGTATAAAAACGGGCCAGATCGACATTCACATACTGTTTTGCAACCAACAA encodes:
- the LOC117305813 gene encoding uncharacterized protein LOC117305813; the protein is MDSDSEVSSDLFSESLGSSSGDDITEEEVGEVGGVRAMQPYMYEPERGSDSDSDNDVPPAVRDDDDDVENRLGNSQWCLCGCCVAMPTVKESICCKEVERVVAKMDEFVLDVDCITEHPGFSAVCLNLWVLETALWEYNQAYNPPEQEVTQNQKNRHAAYRQLVRWIWHFLGKEVRVPLPSCAVNRIRQAFPSDVYKGFKEIE